The genomic segment CTTGTTACCCTGTTTTTCCATTTATAGGAACAGGAAAACACAAAAATGTGTTTTtaggaacgttgtcaaacggtgccttggtgtttttccaagtttttggaaaaaagaaaaaacggtagaaacgcaaaatgatggaacgatgAAACCTTGTTCCGTTATCTCGATTTCATTCTAAgtacaaaaaaagtgaacaactagggtaatcgttcctaaaacaggttcaccaaacatctttttttttttttttttaaataacattttaacatgaaaattgaaaattttatgttTTACACGAAAAATCATTTATGGAATTGAATGACTATCTATGTATCAACTAATGCCATCGATCAATATCAGCCATATCAGTATCAATCTTGATTTCTGATAATATCGATAAGTGTCTGCCAATACAATACTGATAACTTGATCCATGGTAGGTTATAAGGTTGGTTTTGTTAAGTTAGCAAAACCCATATAATATTAACTGAAACTTGTATGATTGGATTACTCAAATAATAATTGTTTGCAGAGTTTGATCacttcttctaccaaaaaataaaaaataagggggaaaaaacaaagaatcaaTTCAAACTTGAAAGCCTATTGCCTTTGTCCACCATACCCACTCTTGAGACCCAGCTACATAtatattttcaactttcaagtgtTTCACTGGCCTAACATTTAACAAATTTGTTAGGCTGGCTCACCGTCAACACCCCCACCTAACTCCATAAAATAGGAAGATTAAAAAACCATTCCATTGGCATGAGATTGGACCGTGAGCGTGACAGAATATCCCACGTGCTCTtatctctttcttattttatctctgGGAGAAAGAACCCTATGAATATGATGTTGCTTCTACAAAGATGCATGTAGATACAAAAAGATACAAAAAGATCACACTGCCCACTACCCACTACCCTGTGCACTCAAGATGCTCCTTACGGATCTGACTCCTCTCCAACAGTTGCCCCGTCCAACCACATTTAATGACCATCCAAAGGTTGGGAGGAATTGAACATGCAtctcaacacacacacacacacacacacacacacacacacacacacacacacacaaatatgACAGAATCCAATTCACATGATCTCTTAATCAGGTCTTCAAATTGAAACTGCCACCAGTAGGCTAAACATTGCTAAGAGAAACTAAACTCTTCTCTTTCAAAATGAGAAACAAACAATGCTCAACTTttaagctgtgtttggtatgcatatTTGAAATGCATTCTGGACCAAGAACACATTTTGGACTGTTAAAAACATTATTTGGTaagcattccattctcaaaattcTAGAACACGATCAACAATGCAGCCCATTCTAGAATGAGACATTTTCCCATTCTACatttttcattcttcattctctaGCTCTTGGCTTAGCCCCGATGAAAATAACTCTATCACTAATTTTATGGGAGGCATTTTCTCTCCCAAGGAATAGCGTCTCATTGTTACAAATCTCAAAAaactacttttctttctctctctaaaaactgTTTCTCTTGCcccaaatctctctttttttctctttaagatCTCTTCTCGAATCCAAAAACATAAAATCTCCTATTTTCCTCGTAATCTTTACGGGTTTGATGTAGGCAATAATAACTAAGTAAccaatcaaaattttatatttttatttttgagttatTGATGTACTAATGTCTAGGATTTTCACTGAAGAGATTCCACCcataaggtgtttgataaaatgcttGAGCattttcacataaaaaatgcattttaaacaaacgttttatccaaacaatgttctcattctcagttaagaacacattttgtattttcataatgaaaatgcacattctcataatgggaatgcataccaaacacatccttagtTTCAATTCAGGAAACAAATAGATCTACTAATGCGTATTATCAAAGCTAATAAAATTTATTACAAGATCATGAAGATAATAAATGTACTTTCCTTCCTTTCTACTAATTTAAGGAGAATGGAATGGattgatttatttaattaaaaagaaCTAACACTCAAAGCTTAGCAAAAGCAGGTTTTCTCCTTTGAATTTGAGCTGAGACTGCTTCGGCTAAATCATTTGATTGCAGCGCCACAGAGTTCCATGTCGCAACATAATCCAGTCCTTGATCCAATGTTAGGTCCCGACTTCTCAATAATATGGCCTTCGTACCATTGACTGCAAGAGGAGACTTCTTTGCAATTCCTGCTCACATTGTTACAATTTTGTACTACATTTTAGTTTAATAATCTACACcaataaaaatttcctttctttctaaATAATTGCAATAAAATATCATCCATTTAAACAAACAATACTTATACCTAAAAGCTAAAAATGTAAATGAACTGGATTCCTTAATTGGAATTAAATACCCCTATACGGATTAGGATATAAAGCAAATTCGAATTTTCAACTATGTTTACATTCCTATTCAAAGGAAATTTTAATAGTCTTCATATATTAGGGGTGGGTACAACAGGGGCCAGCTGGGCTGGGTTTTTAAAAGTCAAAGCTGAAGTCTAGGGTCTCAAGGCTCAGCCTAAGCCCGACCTTAAGATGGGGCGGGCTTTTCCTGTTTTATCATTAAACCATTTGGTTAGCCTAGTAATAAACATTTATTTGTTATAATTAAGCTTTGAAGGAGAGTTAAACACGTGACCTCTTAATTTGGCTCCTTTCATGAACGCTGATTGTTCAGGTCTGCCCATAATTATCTGAGCAATGGATATGTGTCCAAACAATGATCCAACAACTGTTTTTCTACTTATCAGAATAGAGACACCGTGTCCAAAGCCGTTTGGATTATGGAATCGCgaagcttttttctttttttcaattgaATCAAGGCTACCAATTGAATTAGTAAAAGATTAATGGATTAAGATGCAAAGTATATTTCTAATCATAACTAAATCTTCAGTTTCTTGGTTTGTAGAGACGAGACTAAAGCCTCAGTAAAAACAAAATGCAGAAGCCTAAGCTCATGGAACTGTTGATACTGTCACGGTAAAAAATAACAGTTGATTTCACATAAATCCACCATTCCATTTCCATTCATAACATGGTTCAACCGAACCTTGCATTAATGTTTTATCTTCTTACCAGGATAAAGTAAAATATTATAGGAAATGGGAATAATTCATAATCATTTGGATCGATCTAAACTGGCCCCACTTTGTATACGATTCAACATGTCTAACTATTTAACAATTTATTAGAAACACCTGCCTAGAGCCGTTGAATAACTGATTGGACATGTGTTCATCGCCCAATACCTATTGGCAGGACCTGGACCATAAGCGCTCAAGAGAGGATCCTGATCCGACAATTAGTGCCAAATTGGGCTTATTGGGCTGCTTGGGTTATAAACAGAATAAGGAGTTGAAATCGTCTacatctcgtacaattccgtgcaatatcattttcagggggtgacacgtgtattgataccaatacaatgattcagatctggtacaactaataaaacattaaatcagtgaagagacatttaaatcagatttaGACCATtgaattggtatcaatacacgtgtcaccctgaaggtggtatttcacgaaattgtacgagatcgaaattgcagacgattttttcccCAGAATAAGGGGAGTAAAAGGACAGACTTACCCTCGGCAATCCCCAATATTCCTTCATCCATGGCACTTTTGGAACCGAAAACCTTAGATACCATACCCAAACTCTTCGCCTCCGATCCCAAAAACTTCCGGCCAGTTAGGGCTAATTCCATGGCGTTTCCGAACCCAACGATCGCCGGAAGCCTCTGAAGCGTCCCGAGATCAGCAACGATCGCCAAATCGACCTCCTTCACGGAGAAGAACGAATCCTCCGTACAATACCTAATATCACAAGCTGTCACGATATCGATCCCACCTCCGATGCAAGCGCCATGGATTCCAGCGATGACAGGTTTGCGGCAATTTTCCAGAGCTGTGATTGCGACCTGTAATCTCTTGATCGCTCTGCGTAACCGTTCTCCAGATCTGCCACTGTCGTCGTTAGATTTGGTGTTTGCGAAAGAATCCTTTAGGGTTGAAAGGTCTATGCCTGAACAGAAATGATCACCGCGACCCGAGAGGATGATGACGCTCACGTTAGGGTTTTCGTCCAGCCAAGATAGAGCCCTTGGGAATTCAGAGAAGAAATCGCTTGAGAGAGCATTTCGAAGCGACGGACGATTGAGATATAGGGTGAAAACCTGCGAATTTGAGTTTGCCTGAACGATTTCCAAGGTCTTGTACTTCTCCATTTACCTTCACGAGTTCGACCGAGGTTCCCCGATaggaaagaggggaagaagagttGGTGGTGGGAGGGAGAAAAGCCCAGAGACTGGGGAgagggtagaaatcgtctgaaattctcatctcgtacaatttcataTAATTCCACCTAAACGGttgacacgtgtaaatattccatatctacggttcagattaatcaaccataatacaatgttaatcaaccataatacaatctgAACCCTAGATATGGAATTACACATGTCAACcatttagggtggaattgtatggaattgtacaagatgagaatttcagacgatttctacccctgGGGAGATCGTATAGATAAGTCTTCGTGGAAACCTTGTGCTAAACTCACACGTAAGGTGTTGGACTTTGGACCTCATCCCTACAAAGGATTGACCATCAAGAGTTTGATTTATCAAATCAATGGTGTGGGTTGGGCATAGGGACCCTCCATGGGATTAAATTATACAAAGGCTGAAGGAGTTTTGtgaatgaaaaaaatggaaatttcaatCTCCTGTGCTGAATGTTTCATCTATTACACTTAGACCCCCTGTaaaatttataattacaaatatacccTGTGGAGTTAACACTATTTGAATAAGatgttaatgtttttttttatccccTTAAACTTTGTCTAAATATTATTCACTCCAATTTACTTGGAACCCTTGGAGGGAGAATCAGCCAAGCGATGTTTGGTgttccctctttcttctctaacTTCGATCATCTGAGTCGATTGAAGGAGAGAGGTGTTGACTTGTGAAGGTAAGACCACTGATTCCCCACTACTTCTTCACTGCCATGTTAAAGCTCTACATCATCACATAGCAGCCCTTTATTCTTTCAAATTTGTTCATATTCTGAGATTGTTGGAATGTTCATGGTTGAAGAAGACATAGATGATGTGTTTATGTATTCCATATGTTAACAATTTCAACTTCGTCATGCCCCATTTGTGACATACCTGTAATGTGTTCCAAGTGTTGTGAGTTTGCAgtagaaaaggagaaacatttGGTTATTTTTTAGACATTTTTCACCATCTCAGAATTTCATTTGACTAGCAATGACACCTTGTGCTAAAGGAGTTTTgtgaattaaaaagaaaaaagtgttATGAATCTtgtcaaaatatttttataatgaGAGAGCGTTGGGTGTACTGCCTGCTTTTTGCAAGCTAACGGGTGTACCCAAAGGGAAGGTAGGGGATCATTTCCATAGtggtgggagagaaagagagagacacattGGTCACAACATCGATGTGCCTAACTTTTACGTGACCATCACACTCTTCTTTGCCAATATTGATAATCAGtgttttttctattatcttgcactagaaaagagaagtgatctgatttaaattgaaaaccaaaaaaaaaaaaatttaggacaTAACTAAAATGATcatgagagaaaataataa from the Macadamia integrifolia cultivar HAES 741 unplaced genomic scaffold, SCU_Mint_v3 scaffold205, whole genome shotgun sequence genome contains:
- the LOC122065534 gene encoding delta(3,5)-Delta(2,4)-dienoyl-CoA isomerase, peroxisomal isoform X1 gives rise to the protein MEKYKTLEIVQANSNSQVFTLYLNRPSLRNALSSDFFSEFPRALSWLDENPNVSVIILSGRGDHFCSGIDLSTLKDSFANTKSNDDSGRSGERLRRAIKRLQVAITALENCRKPVIAGIHGACIGGGIDIVTACDIRYCTEDSFFSVKEVDLAIVADLGTLQRLPAIVGFGNAMELALTGRKFLGSEAKSLGMVSKVFGSKSAMDEGILGIAEGIAKKSPLAVNGTKAILLRSRDLTLDQGLDYVATWNSVALQSNDLAEAVSAQIQRRKPAFAKL
- the LOC122065534 gene encoding delta(3,5)-Delta(2,4)-dienoyl-CoA isomerase, peroxisomal isoform X2, with amino-acid sequence MEKYKTLEIVQANSNSQVFTLYLNRPSLRNALSSDFFSEFPRALSWLDENPNVSVIILSGRGDHFCSGIDLSTLKDSFANTKSNDDSGRSGERLRRAIKRLQVAITALENCRKPVIAGIHGACIGGGIDIVTACDIRYCTEDSFFSVKEVDLAIVADLGTLQRLPAIVGFGNAMELALTGRKFLGSEAKSLGMVSKVFGSKSAMDEGILGIAEGKSVLLLPLFCL